The genomic region CACGTCGTCATGAACACCGGATTCATCGTTCAGGGCCTCCTCTTCGGGATCGCCACGGTGCTGCTGTCGCGGACGTTCAGCGGGCGGTCCCGTACCTTCACCGCCGTGACGGGGCTCGTGACCATGATCGGCTACATCCTTGTCGGAACCTTCCACGGTTCCCTGCAGGCGCAGCAGAACGGCACGCTTCCCCTGCACTTCACCGGAGCAACGCTGGCGATCTTCGGTGGGAACGTGCTTGCCCTCGTCCTGGGCATCCACTGGCGGAAGTCTCCCGAGACTCGGCTGATCGGCCTCATCAGCGTCGTCGTCGGAGCATTCGGCCTGGTCTCCGTCGTCGCTCTCTTCCTCACCTTCGGTGCCGGTCTGCCCTCGGGTGCGATCGAACGCGGCTCCGTCTACACCATCGTCATCTGGCAACTCGCCGTCGCCATCGCACTCCTCCGCAGCCGGGCCGGCTCTCGCGCACCCCGCGTCGCGGCGACCAGTGCATCCACAAGGGCGGTATCCACAAGCGACTGACCCGCCAGCTCCGCATTTCGCACTCCGGCAGGGCCATCCGTGAACAGACAGCTTCGACGTTCAGGAGACGCCTGGCAGGCGGGTGTGAAGCAAGTGCTCAGCGCGGCAATGCACGCTATTCGTCGTGCCTCAGGTGGGGCCACAGCCCGACCCAGTCGGTCATCGGTCCTGTGCAGAGGCTCAGGTCGAGATGGTTGAAGTCGTTGTCCACATCGTACGGTGTGACGAACGTGCCCACCGTCAGGCACTGCGCGAAGTACGGGCGGAGTTGGTCGGCGGCATCCACCGCGAGCACCGTGGTGTCGGACGCCGACCCTGGTCCCCACATGCCGTAGGCGTTGTGTCCCGACAGCACCGGCGGTAGCCCGGGCGGGCCGAGGACGTCGAGCGTCGCCGCTTCGGCGTAGTTGTCGGTGAAGATCGACGTCGGCGGTGTGCCCGAAGAGGCCAGCGCGGTGTTTTCGGCCGCGACGAAGCCGGCGAGTTGCGGCCACCCGACCATGTCGGCCAAGTCGCTGCTGGTGGGGTGCGCGGACAGGTCACGCACCGGCCAGACCGGAAGCACCGAGGGCAGCGACACGACGGTAGCCACCAGGATGGCGCCGACCACGAGGGCACGCCGTCCCACCGGACGTCGGCCCCGGGCGAACCAGCGCTCGGTCGCCACCGCCCCCGCGGCGAGTACGGCCGGCAGCAGACCTGAGGTGTAGTACGGTTTTCCCGGCGTCCAGGCCAGCACGTAGACAACTACCAGGGTGACCGTGACCGCCAGGTAGCGCTCCTCCGTCGTGCGCCACAACCGCACGACGCCGGCGATCAGCACGGGGGCGGTGAAGAGGCCGCCGTAGACGAGTTGCGCCGGCAACCCTGCCTGGTAGTCGGCCAGGGACGTGTTCGCCCGGTGTAGCGACGCCGCCATCGTCAGTTGCGGCCAGCCATGCGTCGCCTGCCACACCACGTTCGGCGCCCAGATGATCGCGGCGATGGCGGCGGCAAGCCACGGCCAGCGCGTGCGCAGGATGTCGAAGCGGCGGGTGGCGAGCAGGCCGACCGCGAGCGCCAGCAACAGCAGCGCGACCAGATTGTTGGTTTGCAGGCCGAGGCCGGCGGCGAGGCCCGCACCGAGCCACCACCGGGGCCGGTCCCGTGCGATCGCGGTGCTCACGCACAGCACCACAAGCGTCCAGGCCAACAGCGCCGGGGGCGTGGTGTTGCCGATGTGGACCGCGCCCAGCAGCACCGGCGCGCCAGCCATGCAGAGTGCGGCCAGGACCCGACCGACGCGCCCGGCGCCGAAGATCACCGCCTGGCGGGCGGCCAGCACGATGATCGCGCCACCTTCCAGCGCCGGCAGCGTGCGTACGGCGGTCGGATGCGTGCCGCCGATCATCGTGGCCAGCCGAGTCAGGAGTGGGGCCAGCGGCGGCTGATCGACGTAGCCGAAGGCGAGATGGCGGCCGGCTTGGATGAAGTAGAGCTCGTCCTGCTGGAAACCGTAGCCGGCGCTGAACGCCAACTCGATGGCGACAAACGCGGCGGCGATGACCCAGACCAGCGTCGGGAGCCGGTCGTCGGAAGGATCCCGACCCATTGTCGGTGGCGTACCCCGATCACCGTGACCGGCCCCGATCCGCGTCCGATGGCGCGTGCTCATATGCCCTCACACTTCGTGGTGGTTCGTGACGAGCAGGCAGCACCGGCGCAGGAGATGGCCGAGACCACGAGGGTCAGGCACGCCGTACTCGGGAATTGCGCTCGTCTGGATGGGTCACGGGCGCTCGGGTGCACCGAGCAGACCGCGGTTGTAGCCTTCCGCGACCGCGGCCGCACGGTCGTTGACGTCGAGCTTCGCGTAGATGTTGATCAGGTGCGTTTTGACAGTGGCCTCGGTGATGAACAGCCGGGAGGCCGCCCCCCGATTCGTGTGGCCGGCCGCGACCAGGCGCAGCACCTCGATCTCGCGCTGACTGAGCTGGCCGATCGTCGGGGTCGGGGCGCGCAGCCGGCTCATCAGGCGGGCGGCCACCGACGGCGAGAGCGCGACTTCGCCACGGGCTGCCGAGCGTACGGCGCGCAGCAACTCGTCCCGCGGCGCGTCCTTGAGCAGATAGCCGGTGGCACCCGCCTCGATCGCCGGCAGCACGTGGCTGTCCGTGTCGTAGGTGGTCAGCACCAGCACCCGCGCCGGAACACCGCGCCGGGTCAGTTCGCCGATCGCGGTCACCCCGTCCATGCCGGCCATCCGCAGGTCCATCAGGATCACGTCCGGCTCGAGCACCTCGGCCAGCCGGACCGCCTCGGCCCCGTCCGCCGCCTCGCCGAGCACGATGAAGTCGGGGTCGCGGGCGAGCATGGCGCTCAGCCCGTCCCGCACCACCGGGTGGTCATCGGCGATGAGGAGCTTGATCGGGTCGTTCACGAGCGCACCTCCGGCGACTCGGCGTGCAGGCAGGCCGAGATTCCGGTGCCGCCGCCCGCCTCCGATTCGATCTGCAGCGTGCCGGCCAGCGCCTCGATCCGCTGGCGCATCGCGACCAACCCGAAGCCCTGGCCGTTGCGGCTCGGACGGTCAAGGTCGAAACCGTGGACGTCGAAACCGGGACCGTCGTCGCGGATGTCGAGGGCGGTCTCCTGGTCCATGTACGAAAGAGTGAGACCGACCCGGGTGGCGGTGGGGGCGTGCTTGGCGACGTTGGCCAGCGCCTCCTGTGCCGTGCGAAGCAGGGCGACCTCGGCTTGCGGGCGCATCGCACGGGTCTGACCGGTGACGGTGACCTGGGCCGGCACGTCGTGCCTGGCTGACCACCGCGCCGCGACCTCGGTGATCGCGTCGGCCAGCCGGCCGGCTTCCAGCGGCTCCGGGCGCAGCTCGTTCACCGAGCGCCGCGCCTCGGTCAGGCTCTCCCGGGCCAGCGCGGTCGCCGCCTCGTGGTGCCGGCGCCACCCCGCCGGGTCGTCGGCGGCAGCCTCGGCTGCTTGCAGCTGGGTGACGATGCCGGTCAGGCCCTGCGCAAGGGTGTCGTGAATCTCCCGGGCCATCCGAGACCGCTCGTCCAGCACACCGGACGTGCGGGCCTGCTCGACCAGTTCCTCCTGCAGCGCCGCATTCTCGGCCAGCGCCGCCTCCAGCCGCTCCCTGGCCTCCCGGGCCTCGCGCAGCGCCGCCTCGCGGGAGGCATAGTCCCGAGAGGCGACCTCGCCGATCCACGCCACCAGACACATCGGCACGATGTTGACCGCCAGGATCGCCAGGTACTCGAGCCCGCCGAGCCACGAGCCGACATCCACCCCGGCCGCCTGCGCGGTACCGGCGACCACGGCGACGCCAGCGATGAAGTACAGCTCACGCGGCCATCCGATGATCCGGTAGGCGTAGAAGTACAGCGCCGGGGTGTAGAAGCCGAACCACGGGTTGCGCAGGACCATGATCAGCCCGAACAAGATCAGGCCGGCGAGGAAGACGCTCATCGGGCCGATCCGGTCGCGCCACGCCGGGTGCAGCGTGAAGAATGCCAGGCTCCATCCCCCCGCCCCCACGCACAACACGAGGTCGATGGCGAGAGAGCCCGGCTGGTCGTGCTCGAAGACGACTGTCAGAGCGGCCATGACGGCGAGCAGCGCGTACGGGACCACGGTGACCATGGGCCGGGACCACTGTTCCCAGCCCGCCGGACCCCTGACCTGCCAACTCTGCATCGCACACCTACTTCCGGCGGACCAATCTAGCCGCCGTGACGGCGACCGGCCACGCGAGCAACGTGACCAGAGGAAGCGCGAAGAGCCTTTCGCGCTCTGTCTTCTTGCACCTGGCCGGCGCACGCGGCCAGATCGACTCCGCCGAGCGGCCGAGTGCACGTTTCTCCACCTCGATCGAGTGCTAGGGCCTGTTTCACAAGAACTGGCCGGCCTGCGGCGGGCCCGCCCTTATGAACAGGCCCCAGGGGCAGGACCATCAGAGTCGCAATGCCGGCGCCCGCGCGGATCGTCCGATCTCTTGAGCGGGCGGTGGAGTCGGCCGCTCAACCAGATGGAGGAGCAACTCCACCAATCGGTGACGCCGACGCCGAGCGACTGGGCTGGCGTGCCTGTGGTCGCCCAGCTCCGGCGCCTCCGGCCAGGCCCGCCGGGCTCGCCGCCCCGCGCGGGGAGGCGCTGCGGCGCACGGTGCGCGGCAGGACTGCCGCACCGGTTGCCGCCCCTCGGTGCCGAACCTCATTCCGCCTGTTATCCTAGGGCTCCTAGGATTAATCCGAGTCACCTAAGGATTGCTGTGCCACGACAGGGTCTGACGACTGAGCGCGTCTCCGAGGCCGCGGCCGAGCTGGCCGACTCGCTGGGCCTGGAACGCCTCACGGTCGCGGCCGTCGCCCGTCACTTCGGGGTTGCCGACGCCAGCCTCTACGGGCACGTTCGCAGCCGCGAGGCGTTGCTGCACAAGGTCGCGGTGCTGGGCGCTGCGGCGTTCGGCGACCGTCTCGCGCTCGCCGTGGCCGGCCGCTCCGGACGTCAGGCCCTGATCGGTTTCGCCGACGCCTACCGGGCGTTCGCGGTGGCCCACCCTGGGCAGTACGCGGCGACCCAGCTCCAACTTCCCGCCGACATAGGCAAGAGCTCGGTCGGGCACCTACGGATGATCGAGCTGAGCTACGCGACTCTGCGGGGGTACGGGCTCAAGGAGCCCTACCTGACCGACGCCATCCGGTTCGTGCGGAGCACGCTCCACGGGTTCGCGGCGCTCGAGACGGCAGAGGGGTTCGGGCATCCCCGAGACCTCGACGCGTCCTGGCGCGGTGTCCTGGACGCCATCCACATCGCACTCTCGAATTGGGAAATGACAGAAGGAGAGCAACGATGAACAGCAACGACGAGGAGATCCGATCGGCGGACGGCACCAGGCTGGTGGTCCGGCGGGCAGGTGCAGGCGACCCCGTGGTCCTGCTGCACGGCTCGGGAGGCGGCCTGCACTCGTGGGCTCCGGTCGCGGCGCGGCTCGCCGGATCGTACGAGCTGTGGATGCCGGCCCGACGCGGATACGGTCCCAGCGACGTCCCGCCGGGCCGCAAGTCGTTCAAGGACGACGTCGTGGACCTGTTGGCCGTGGTCGAGGCGGTCGGGCGGCCGGTGCACCTGGTCGGCGGCTCCTACGGTGCCACGCTGGCGCTGCACACGGCCGCAGCGGAGCAGGGCCGGCTGCGATCGCTTGCCGTCTTCGAGCCACCGCTGTTCGCGGCCGGGCAGTCGATCGCGCCATTGCTCAACCGCTATCGGGCGGCCTTCGAGCGAGAGGACGCGGGTGAGATGTTCGCAGTGCTCAACGACGTGACCCGGGTGCCACCCGCAATCGTCGCGGCCTTCGCGGCCGCCGCTGGCGGCAAACGGCCTGAGCCGGCCGAGGCCCGGCGCTCGGCGATCGGATGGCTGCACGACCTCGAGGCGCTCACCGACGACAGCACAGACACGGCCCGCTGGTCGTCGATCACCGTCCCGACGCTGCTGATGCAGGGCGCCGACACCTGGGAGCCGATGCCTACCACCATGAACGAGCTGGCCGCGGCTCTCCCCACAGCGCGTCGGGTCATCTGGTCAGGCCAGTCCCACTTCGCGACCATGACCGCCCCCGACCTGGTGGCCGAGGCACTCCGCGACTTCTTCGCAGGACCTGACAGTCGGTGAGCGGTACTGAGAGCACCCCATGGCAAGTCCGAACGAGGAGGAGCGGTGATCACGCGATGAAGGCGGTGCGATTCCACGAGTACGGCGGGATCGAGGCCCTGCGGGTGGAGGAGGTGAGGCGGCCGACCCCCGGCCCCGGGCAGTTGCTGGTCAAGGTCCACGCCGCCGCGATCCAGCCCGGCGAGGTGATGATCCGCAGGGGCGCGCGGCACGGGCGGTGGCCGGCGACGTTCCCCTCCGGGCAGGGCAGCGATCTGGCCGGCGTCGTGACAGAGGCCGGTCCGCAGGTTCGTGGGTTCGCGGTGGGCGACGAGGTCCTCGGCTTCACCCACAACAGGGCGAGCCACGCGGAGTTCGTCGTCGTCGAGGACGTGAATCTGACCCTGCGGCCGGAGGGGCTGTCCTGGGAGGTGGCCGGGTCGTTGTACGTGGCCGGCACGACCGCGTACGCCACTGTGTTCGCTGTCGATCCGGGACCGGACGACACGGTGGTGGTGTCCGGTGCGGCTGGTGGGGTTGGCTCCCTTGCCGTGCAGCTCGCGCGTCGGCGTGGCGCCACGGTGATCGGTCTGGCGAGCAGGGCGAACCACGCCTGGTTGCAGGACCACGGCGTCGTCCCGGTCGAGTACGGAGATGGTGTGGCCGAACGCATCCAGCAGGCCAGCGGCGGGAGGGTCGACGCGTTCATCGACACTTTCGGGGACGGCTACGTGGAGTTGGCGGTGACGTTGGGCGTGCGGCCCGAGCGGATCAACACGATCCGCGACTGGGAGGCCGCGGCCAGGGTCGGCGCGCGGACCTACGGGGAGGGCGCGGCTGCGTGCGCGGTGGTGGTCGGCGAGCTGGCCCGACTCGCCGCCCGTGGGGAGCTTGAGGTGCCGATCGCCCGCGTCTATCCGCTGGACCGTGTGCGGGATGCGTTCCGCGAGTTGGAGCAGGGGCACACCCACGGCAAGATCGTGCTTCGACCCTGGTGACCTCACCGTCACCGCGTCGGCGGCCCGTCACCGGACGACGGCGACGGCCTGCCCGGACGACGACCCTGACGTGGTCGGGGCGTCAGCCGGGTCTCCGGAACCCTCCGCAGACCCGGCCCGTCGCCTCCGCAATGTCGGTACTCGCCGTGGTCGGCGTCTCGCGATCGTCACAGGGGCTGCGTTCTTGTTACGACATTGCGTTCGGTACCGCGGGTAACGGGCGTGCCCGTTCTAGATCACACCACCGCCGGCATATCCGAATGCCCTTGCGCCACAGCGAGAGGCGTCGATGATGCCGCCTTTCTCGGGGCAGGCGTACAGCTTGATCCCGGCCAAGTCAGGCATGTTCAGGTAGAGGTAGGTAGTGGTGCCGTTGCCCTCTCGGTTCCACGCGTAGTAGGGCCCCGTCTTGGCCAGGTCGTAGCGGTAGTAGATGATGCCGACTCCTTCGCCGTCCGCGTGCGAGTCGTGAATGCTCAGAACCTCGGTGTCCGCATTGAAGAAGCCGTAGCCGACCGAGGCCGTCGACAGGGCGTTGGTGGGGACGACGGCGGCCAGCGAGGGGCTGGCGGAGACGACCGTGACGGCGGCTGTGGCGACCGTCACGACGCCCAGCCAGGTTGCGATACGCCGGACTACGGACGTGGTCGGTTGGCGTTCCGGGTGCATACATTCTCCTCAGGCAGTGGTGCGTTCTTCGTAGTGGGATTGGAACGTGGGCGCTGATCAGCCGGTGTTGGGCTCTTCGCTGCCCCCGGCTGTCATCAATCCGGCCGCATCGGCGGCACGGTGTGGTGGGTGTTCCGCGGGCGGCTTGGGTTCGCCGGCCATGTGGTATGACCGGCCGCGACGGAAGAACGTGACAGGTGATCGAGGACGACTGGCTGAGTGCGCGGTCGCCGGGCACCGGGCACCGGGCACCGGGCACCGGGACCGCTTGTACGGTGGCCTACCGGATGCTCCGGTCAGCGGTTCAGCTGGAAATCTCGACGACGGCCTTGACGGTGGAGGGATCCTCGATCGCGTTGAGCATGTAGTGAGCGAGGTCGGCGCGACTGATGGTCCGTGGGTTCTCCAGGTGGCTGTTGATCGCCGTGCGGTAGTTGCCGGTCGGCGGTCTGTCGCTGAGCATGGGCGGCCGGACGACAGTCCAGCGGACGTCCTGTTGGTGTAGGGCTTCTTCCATTCGACGCATGTCGTCGTACCCGTGCCGGTACATCCGCTGCACGACGAGTCGGGTGACGAGCTTCTGGGCGACTGGGGTCGTCGGTGCGACGTACAGCCCGGCCGAGGAGAGACAGACCAGCCGGCGGTTGGGGCTCGTCCCCAGGGCTTCGAGGGCGTTGCGGGTTCCGCGCGAGTAGATCGTGGTGGCGTGTCGCCGGTCCGTGCTCCCGAGGCAGGACAGGAGCGTGTCGTGTCCGGCAGCGGCACTCTGCCAGGGGCCGGGTACGAGGACGTCGCCGGCGACGACTGTGACGTGGGAGGCGTCGTCCACGCGAACGGTCTCCGGACGGCGCGCGATCACTGTCACCTGATGGCCGGCCGCGACCGCCTGGCTGAGCAGAGCGGTTCCGGTGCCGCCCGTGACGCCGAGAAGCAGGAGCTTCATCGGTCTGTCCCCCTGGCGAGTGCCGACAGGACTCGGGCGGCCAGTGCTTCGTGGGTGGTGGTGCTCGGGTGCAGGCCGTCGTCGGTGAAGGCGTCGGCGCCCGCGGTCGTGACGGCCGGAGCGCTGTCGATGACCACGTCGTCACTGTCGAGCAGCGCCGCCGACAGGTCGGTGATGTCGGCGTTCGTCCAGGTGATGCCGGCGCCGCGGAAGAACGGGAACGCGGCGACCCGCGTCTCGTCCACCGGGGTGGGCGTCAGCCACAGCCAACGGGATTCGGCGACGGGTAACGCCCGGGCGCGTAGCTGGGCGAGGTTTCGCAGCGTCTCGGATCGGCTTACCAGCAGCGGGCCGTCGGCGGCGTCGAGCCGTTGCGAGTCGTTGCTGCCGAGCATGCAGAACATCCAGTCGGCCGACTGCCGGCGGATCGCGGGAACGGTGGCGAGCACCTGGGTGGTGGTGGCGCCCGAGACGGCGAGGTTGTCGAAGCGCAGCCTCAGATCGGATCGTTCGGTTTGCAGGAGGACCCGCAACAGTTCGAACCAGGAGAGCCGGTCGGCCGTGGTGCTTTCGCCGATGGCCACGAGATGGTCACCGGGCCGGAAGGGAAGATTCGTGAGATCCGCGCGGACCTGTGGATCGGTGGCGAGCCGGGCCGCCGCGGCGGCTCGCTGCCGGATGAGGGTCTCCAGGGCTGTCCGGTATTCGGTCTCGTCGGCGCCGAAGATGCCCGCCAGGGTTTGCACGCGCAGGTTCTGAGCGAAGGGAAGGACGCGTTCGGGGCGTTGGAAGCGGATGAGCTTCTCGAGCATCGGGCTGGTCATGGCCGTTCTCCCGGGTCGGTGGCGCGCCGGCGGGTGGGCAGGAGAAACGCTGCGAACACGAGCCACGCCAGGGACGGGAATCGCACGATAGGCAGCAGGATCGAGAGGTCCGGGAAGGCCACGGTCAGGGTCGCGATCATCGCGAGGCCCGCGATGACGAGCCCGGCCCAGGCAAGCCAGCGGGGCAGGAGTCGGGTGATCAGTCCGGGTACGGCGATCCCGGCGATCAGCAGTCCGCTGGGCACGATGAAGCCGGGGCCACCGGTGATGAAGGCGAGATCGTGCAGGAGCCGGATCAGCTCGACTTGATCGAGGATCTCCGGTCTGGTGAGGGTCCAGGTGAGAAGCGCGGAGAGCGCCATCGATCCCGACGCCAGCACTCCGCCGACGAGTCCGATGGTGCCTCCAGGTGCTCGGACGCCCAACCGGTTCAGTCGTACCGAGGCGGTGGCGGCAAAGATCGCCAGCGGGAGGGACGCGGCGAATTGCAGGAGGGCGGTGAGCAGTACGGGGCCGGTATTACCGCGGAAGTACTCGACAACCGTGGCCTGGTCCGAGTAGGGCGACGGGTAGGTGTCACCGCCGGCGAGGATCGCGGGAAGGACGAGGGACGCCAGGAACAAGGCGACGGTCGCGATCGCGATGGGCGGCAGCGGTGGCCCGGCCTGGGGAATGCGGGGGGCCGCGACTGTTGTGGTCATAGGGTCATTCCTCCGGTGATGTCGAGGGTGGTGCCGGTGGTCCAGGACGAGGCGTCCGAGGCGAGGAACACCACGGCCTCGGCGATGTCAGCGGGGGTGCCGATGCGGCCGAGCGGCACCTGCGCCGCGACGGCCTCCCGTTGGGCTGCCGACATCCGGCTGCGCAGGGTCGCGGTATCCACGATCGACGGTGCGACGCAGTTGACCCGGATGCCCGCGTCGGCGTACTCCTTCGCCAGGTGTTCGGTGAACATGACAACGCCGGCCTTGGCAGCGGCGTAGGCGGCATTCGCCCGCGAGGGGCGGCGGCCGGCGCTCGAGGCCACCGTGATGATCCGCCCGCGCTGACCCTCGATCAGGCCCGGCAGGGCTGCCTGCACGGTCAGGAACACCGAGGTCAGGTCCGTTTCGATAACCTCGCGCCAGCGGTCGGGCGTGAGGGTGGCGGTCGGTGTGGGCTGGCCGGCTCCACCGGCGCAGACCACGAGGATGTCCACGGCCCCGAGCTCCCCCGCCACCTCGGACACGACCGATTGCAGATGCCCGCCGTCGCGCACGTCGCCGACGTGGGCGACGGCAACCCCGCCGGCGGCGCGGATATCGGCCACCACCCGCTCCAGAGAGCTTTCCGTACGACCGTGAAGCGCGACGGACGCTCCCCTGGCGGCAAGCGCGCGGCTGATCTCGGCCCCGATCGAGCCCGACGCTCCGGTCACCCAGGCGACACGTCCCCGCAACGAATGAGTGTCTGACAGACTAGTTCTCATCACAGAATCATTCATATCACAGAACTATTCTGCGCTGCTAGGGTTACGGGGTGGATCACGACAACCTGGCGACCGGGGCCTGGCGAGGATCGCCAGAGCGTCTCGGGTTCCTGCTGTCCCAGGTCGGCGGACTGGCATCCGCCCGGTTCGCGGAGCGGCTGGCCGACCTCGACCTACAGCCCTCGGATGTCGGCATCCTCCGCCTGATCGCTCGCGACCCCGGCCTGAGCCAGCAGGCGCTTGCCGACAAGCTCGGCGTGGTCCCCAGCCGGGTCGTCGCCCTCCTCGACGCCCTGCAGAAGAAGGGCCTGGTCGTGAGGCAGCGCAGCACGAAGGATCGCCGCAATCACGAGTTGAGCCTCAGCGACGCGGGCCGAGCCGTGATGGCGCGGATGCGCGAGATCGGCGCCGCGCACGAGAACGACGTGGTGCACAGCTTGACCTCGGACGAACGGCGAACGCTCACCACCCTGCTCCTGAAGATCGCCGAGAGCCACCAGCTGACCCCCGGCGTGCATCCCGGGTACGCAGGGCCAGCCACCAAACCCTCCCGCCAGCGCCCCTAGGTGTTCTGCCCAGGTTGGGGACGCGGCTGGCGGGTGGTCCGCCGAGCGCGGTGTGGTTGCACGTCGAGCGCGAGGATCGACTGCTCGGCTTCTACCGCGGCGCCTGCGGATCCACGGATGCGCAAATACCCACAGTCGAAGGTCGGCGTGAGACCGAGAACCTCGCCGATCAGCACCGCTCCATCGTCGCTTCCTCACTGTTGGTGATC from Micromonospora lupini harbors:
- a CDS encoding NAD(P)-dependent oxidoreductase is translated as MKLLLLGVTGGTGTALLSQAVAAGHQVTVIARRPETVRVDDASHVTVVAGDVLVPGPWQSAAAGHDTLLSCLGSTDRRHATTIYSRGTRNALEALGTSPNRRLVCLSSAGLYVAPTTPVAQKLVTRLVVQRMYRHGYDDMRRMEEALHQQDVRWTVVRPPMLSDRPPTGNYRTAINSHLENPRTISRADLAHYMLNAIEDPSTVKAVVEISS
- a CDS encoding TetR/AcrR family transcriptional regulator, with translation MPRQGLTTERVSEAAAELADSLGLERLTVAAVARHFGVADASLYGHVRSREALLHKVAVLGAAAFGDRLALAVAGRSGRQALIGFADAYRAFAVAHPGQYAATQLQLPADIGKSSVGHLRMIELSYATLRGYGLKEPYLTDAIRFVRSTLHGFAALETAEGFGHPRDLDASWRGVLDAIHIALSNWEMTEGEQR
- a CDS encoding MarR family winged helix-turn-helix transcriptional regulator, which encodes MDHDNLATGAWRGSPERLGFLLSQVGGLASARFAERLADLDLQPSDVGILRLIARDPGLSQQALADKLGVVPSRVVALLDALQKKGLVVRQRSTKDRRNHELSLSDAGRAVMARMREIGAAHENDVVHSLTSDERRTLTTLLLKIAESHQLTPGVHPGYAGPATKPSRQRP
- a CDS encoding SGNH/GDSL hydrolase family protein, with amino-acid sequence MTSPMLEKLIRFQRPERVLPFAQNLRVQTLAGIFGADETEYRTALETLIRQRAAAAARLATDPQVRADLTNLPFRPGDHLVAIGESTTADRLSWFELLRVLLQTERSDLRLRFDNLAVSGATTTQVLATVPAIRRQSADWMFCMLGSNDSQRLDAADGPLLVSRSETLRNLAQLRARALPVAESRWLWLTPTPVDETRVAAFPFFRGAGITWTNADITDLSAALLDSDDVVIDSAPAVTTAGADAFTDDGLHPSTTTHEALAARVLSALARGTDR
- a CDS encoding SDR family NAD(P)-dependent oxidoreductase, which codes for MNDSVMRTSLSDTHSLRGRVAWVTGASGSIGAEISRALAARGASVALHGRTESSLERVVADIRAAGGVAVAHVGDVRDGGHLQSVVSEVAGELGAVDILVVCAGGAGQPTPTATLTPDRWREVIETDLTSVFLTVQAALPGLIEGQRGRIITVASSAGRRPSRANAAYAAAKAGVVMFTEHLAKEYADAGIRVNCVAPSIVDTATLRSRMSAAQREAVAAQVPLGRIGTPADIAEAVVFLASDASSWTTGTTLDITGGMTL
- a CDS encoding sensor histidine kinase, translated to MQSWQVRGPAGWEQWSRPMVTVVPYALLAVMAALTVVFEHDQPGSLAIDLVLCVGAGGWSLAFFTLHPAWRDRIGPMSVFLAGLILFGLIMVLRNPWFGFYTPALYFYAYRIIGWPRELYFIAGVAVVAGTAQAAGVDVGSWLGGLEYLAILAVNIVPMCLVAWIGEVASRDYASREAALREAREARERLEAALAENAALQEELVEQARTSGVLDERSRMAREIHDTLAQGLTGIVTQLQAAEAAADDPAGWRRHHEAATALARESLTEARRSVNELRPEPLEAGRLADAITEVAARWSARHDVPAQVTVTGQTRAMRPQAEVALLRTAQEALANVAKHAPTATRVGLTLSYMDQETALDIRDDGPGFDVHGFDLDRPSRNGQGFGLVAMRQRIEALAGTLQIESEAGGGTGISACLHAESPEVRS
- a CDS encoding NADP-dependent oxidoreductase, whose translation is MKAVRFHEYGGIEALRVEEVRRPTPGPGQLLVKVHAAAIQPGEVMIRRGARHGRWPATFPSGQGSDLAGVVTEAGPQVRGFAVGDEVLGFTHNRASHAEFVVVEDVNLTLRPEGLSWEVAGSLYVAGTTAYATVFAVDPGPDDTVVVSGAAGGVGSLAVQLARRRGATVIGLASRANHAWLQDHGVVPVEYGDGVAERIQQASGGRVDAFIDTFGDGYVELAVTLGVRPERINTIRDWEAAARVGARTYGEGAAACAVVVGELARLAARGELEVPIARVYPLDRVRDAFRELEQGHTHGKIVLRPW
- a CDS encoding response regulator — encoded protein: MNDPIKLLIADDHPVVRDGLSAMLARDPDFIVLGEAADGAEAVRLAEVLEPDVILMDLRMAGMDGVTAIGELTRRGVPARVLVLTTYDTDSHVLPAIEAGATGYLLKDAPRDELLRAVRSAARGEVALSPSVAARLMSRLRAPTPTIGQLSQREIEVLRLVAAGHTNRGAASRLFITEATVKTHLINIYAKLDVNDRAAAVAEGYNRGLLGAPERP
- a CDS encoding ArnT family glycosyltransferase; this encodes MGRDPSDDRLPTLVWVIAAAFVAIELAFSAGYGFQQDELYFIQAGRHLAFGYVDQPPLAPLLTRLATMIGGTHPTAVRTLPALEGGAIIVLAARQAVIFGAGRVGRVLAALCMAGAPVLLGAVHIGNTTPPALLAWTLVVLCVSTAIARDRPRWWLGAGLAAGLGLQTNNLVALLLLALAVGLLATRRFDILRTRWPWLAAAIAAIIWAPNVVWQATHGWPQLTMAASLHRANTSLADYQAGLPAQLVYGGLFTAPVLIAGVVRLWRTTEERYLAVTVTLVVVYVLAWTPGKPYYTSGLLPAVLAAGAVATERWFARGRRPVGRRALVVGAILVATVVSLPSVLPVWPVRDLSAHPTSSDLADMVGWPQLAGFVAAENTALASSGTPPTSIFTDNYAEAATLDVLGPPGLPPVLSGHNAYGMWGPGSASDTTVLAVDAADQLRPYFAQCLTVGTFVTPYDVDNDFNHLDLSLCTGPMTDWVGLWPHLRHDE
- a CDS encoding DUF998 domain-containing protein, producing MVNTLRPLAAATFLLGPAIYLAAEAVTAAAWSSPSYSYADNWISDLGSATAGVFQGRELDSPLHVVMNTGFIVQGLLFGIATVLLSRTFSGRSRTFTAVTGLVTMIGYILVGTFHGSLQAQQNGTLPLHFTGATLAIFGGNVLALVLGIHWRKSPETRLIGLISVVVGAFGLVSVVALFLTFGAGLPSGAIERGSVYTIVIWQLAVAIALLRSRAGSRAPRVAATSASTRAVSTSD
- a CDS encoding alpha/beta fold hydrolase, with the protein product MNSNDEEIRSADGTRLVVRRAGAGDPVVLLHGSGGGLHSWAPVAARLAGSYELWMPARRGYGPSDVPPGRKSFKDDVVDLLAVVEAVGRPVHLVGGSYGATLALHTAAAEQGRLRSLAVFEPPLFAAGQSIAPLLNRYRAAFEREDAGEMFAVLNDVTRVPPAIVAAFAAAAGGKRPEPAEARRSAIGWLHDLEALTDDSTDTARWSSITVPTLLMQGADTWEPMPTTMNELAAALPTARRVIWSGQSHFATMTAPDLVAEALRDFFAGPDSR